One genomic window of Azospirillum sp. TSH58 includes the following:
- a CDS encoding glycosyltransferase family 4 protein yields the protein MSGPLALFLALAGSFALSWLLTGRVLAYLRRKAILDHPNDRSSHSIPTPRGGGWGVMLTLLPVWTLIAMTADHPLRALPILAGTVALMAVSWMDDRRGLGPAPRFLAQIAAVVAGLTALPGGALPGDGLVFQGLLPFWADRLVAAVGWLWFVNLFNFMDGIDGLAGSEAASIGAGLALVATLGALDPALTLYGLAAAGAAMGFLMWNWHPAKLFMGDVGSVPLGFTLGWLLLALAASGLWVAALLIPAYFLADATFTLLRRLAEGKKVWQAHREHFYQKATQRGRTHAQVVRLVLALNATLLLLAVASLALGWAVLPAGVAAVVLLLALLARPVRAAA from the coding sequence TGTCCTGGCTGCTCACCGGGCGCGTGCTCGCCTATCTGCGGCGCAAGGCGATCCTCGACCATCCGAACGACCGCTCCAGCCATTCCATCCCGACGCCGCGCGGCGGCGGCTGGGGCGTCATGCTGACGCTGCTGCCCGTCTGGACGCTCATCGCCATGACGGCGGACCATCCGCTGCGGGCGCTGCCGATCCTGGCCGGAACGGTGGCGCTGATGGCGGTGTCCTGGATGGACGACCGGCGCGGGCTGGGTCCGGCGCCGCGATTCCTCGCCCAGATCGCCGCGGTGGTCGCGGGGCTCACCGCGCTTCCCGGGGGCGCCCTGCCCGGCGATGGACTGGTCTTCCAGGGACTGCTGCCCTTCTGGGCCGACCGGCTGGTGGCCGCGGTCGGCTGGCTGTGGTTCGTGAACCTGTTCAACTTCATGGACGGCATCGACGGGCTGGCCGGCAGCGAGGCGGCGTCGATCGGCGCCGGGCTGGCGCTGGTGGCTACGCTCGGCGCGCTCGATCCGGCGCTGACGCTCTATGGGCTGGCGGCGGCGGGGGCGGCGATGGGCTTCCTGATGTGGAACTGGCACCCCGCCAAGCTCTTCATGGGCGATGTCGGCAGCGTGCCGCTGGGCTTCACGCTCGGCTGGCTGCTGCTGGCCCTGGCGGCATCGGGGCTTTGGGTCGCGGCGCTGCTGATCCCCGCCTATTTCCTGGCCGACGCCACCTTCACCCTGCTGCGCCGGCTGGCCGAGGGGAAGAAGGTGTGGCAGGCCCACCGCGAGCACTTCTATCAGAAGGCCACCCAGCGCGGACGCACCCACGCCCAGGTGGTGCGGTTGGTTCTGGCGCTGAACGCCACGCTGCTGCTGCTGGCCGTGGCGTCGCTGGCGCTCGGCTGGGCGGTTCTGCCGGCCGGGGTCGCAGCGGTCGTGCTGCTGCTGGCCCTGCTGGCGCGGCCTGTGCGGGCGGCGGCGTGA
- the tolB gene encoding Tol-Pal system beta propeller repeat protein TolB, which yields MTKKTRLLLKAAGCAGALLLALGVAAPAPARAEVRIDITKGVVEPLPIAITSFAGSGGREAQVGSDISKVVAADLERSGLFRPLDPKGFLQTPDQLRSGEPRYQDWRAVGAQALVAGNTTAMGDGRMKVDFRLWDVAAGQYMQGLSYTATADSWRRIAHIVADAIYKRLTGEEGYFDTRIVYVAESGPANARKKQLAIMDQDGENHQFLTDGKNLVLTPRFSPATQEITYMSYFNKKPRVYLFNIDSGRQEVLGDFVGMTFAPRFSPDGNKVIMSMAQNGNTDIYALDLRTRRQTQLTDSPGIDTGPSYSPDGQRIVFESDRGGSQQLYIMNADGSGPKRLTFGEGRYGTPVWSPRGDLIAFTRQRGSNFALGVIRPDGTGERILTESFHVEGPTWAPNGRVLSFFRDVPAGDGRGRSAKLYTIDVTGANERRVITPLDGSDPAWSPLIP from the coding sequence ATGACGAAGAAGACGAGGCTCCTGCTGAAGGCCGCCGGTTGCGCCGGCGCCCTGCTGCTCGCCCTCGGCGTCGCGGCGCCCGCCCCGGCCCGCGCCGAGGTGCGAATCGACATCACCAAGGGCGTGGTCGAGCCGCTGCCGATCGCCATCACCAGCTTCGCCGGTTCCGGTGGGCGCGAGGCGCAGGTCGGCTCGGACATCTCCAAGGTGGTCGCCGCCGATCTGGAGCGGTCGGGCCTGTTCCGCCCGCTCGACCCCAAGGGCTTCCTGCAGACTCCGGACCAGCTCCGCTCCGGCGAGCCGCGCTATCAGGACTGGCGCGCCGTCGGCGCCCAGGCGCTGGTCGCCGGCAACACCACCGCGATGGGCGACGGCCGCATGAAGGTCGACTTTCGCCTGTGGGACGTCGCCGCCGGCCAGTACATGCAGGGGCTGAGCTACACCGCGACCGCCGACAGCTGGCGCCGCATCGCCCACATCGTCGCCGACGCCATCTACAAGCGGCTGACCGGCGAAGAGGGCTATTTCGACACGCGCATCGTCTATGTGGCCGAATCCGGCCCGGCCAACGCGCGCAAGAAGCAGCTCGCCATCATGGACCAGGACGGTGAGAACCATCAGTTCCTGACCGACGGCAAGAACCTCGTCCTGACGCCGCGCTTCTCGCCGGCGACCCAGGAAATCACGTACATGTCGTACTTCAACAAGAAGCCGCGCGTGTACCTGTTCAACATCGACAGCGGCCGCCAGGAAGTCCTCGGTGACTTCGTCGGCATGACCTTCGCCCCGCGCTTCTCGCCGGACGGCAACAAGGTCATCATGAGCATGGCGCAGAACGGCAACACCGACATCTACGCCCTGGACCTGCGCACCCGCCGGCAGACCCAGCTCACCGATTCGCCGGGCATCGACACCGGCCCCAGCTACTCGCCGGACGGCCAGCGCATCGTCTTCGAGTCGGACCGCGGCGGCAGCCAGCAGCTCTACATCATGAACGCGGACGGCTCGGGGCCGAAGCGCCTGACCTTCGGCGAGGGCCGCTACGGCACGCCGGTGTGGTCGCCGCGCGGCGACCTGATCGCCTTCACTCGCCAGCGCGGCAGCAACTTCGCGCTCGGCGTGATCCGTCCGGACGGCACCGGCGAGCGCATCCTGACCGAGTCGTTCCACGTGGAAGGCCCGACCTGGGCGCCGAACGGCCGCGTGCTGAGCTTCTTCCGCGACGTTCCGGCCGGCGACGGCCGCGGGCGAAGCGCAAAGCTCTACACGATCGATGTGACCGGCGCAAACGAACGCCGTGTGATCACTCCGCTCGACGGCTCCGATCCCGCATGGTCGCCCTTGATTCCCTAG
- the pal gene encoding peptidoglycan-associated lipoprotein Pal, with amino-acid sequence MRIKYLSLIAAVALVAACETAPKDAGNANATGAATSSQIRPGSQEDLVVNVGDRVFFGLDRYDLAPEARATLDRQASWLKQYPNVTVTIEGHADERGTREYNLALGERRANSVKNYLVAGGINASRVKVISYGKEKPAVLGSNEASWAQNRRGVTVVD; translated from the coding sequence ATGCGTATCAAGTATCTGAGCCTGATCGCGGCTGTCGCTCTGGTTGCCGCTTGCGAAACCGCTCCGAAGGATGCCGGCAACGCCAACGCCACTGGCGCCGCCACGTCCAGCCAGATCCGCCCGGGCTCGCAGGAAGACCTGGTCGTCAACGTCGGCGACCGCGTGTTCTTCGGTCTCGACCGCTACGACCTGGCTCCGGAGGCTCGCGCCACCCTGGACCGTCAGGCTTCCTGGCTGAAGCAGTACCCGAACGTCACCGTGACCATCGAAGGCCACGCCGACGAGCGCGGCACCCGCGAGTACAACCTCGCCCTGGGTGAGCGTCGTGCCAACTCGGTGAAGAACTACCTCGTCGCCGGCGGCATCAACGCCTCGCGCGTCAAGGTCATCTCCTACGGCAAGGAGAAGCCGGCGGTCCTCGGCTCGAACGAGGCCTCCTGGGCGCAGAACCGCCGTGGCGTGACCGTCGTCGACTAA
- a CDS encoding TonB C-terminal domain-containing protein — MRKPLIASATLHVALVALFVLGMPPSDRKLDIPESIPIEIVDMGEVTQAARVDKGEPKPSAPKPPVPEAKPSPPAPAPPEPASEPPPPPPPRPEPKVPEPPKVAQVTPPPAREPPPPPKPAPPPPPPDPEPAPVVKPPEPKPEPKPQPPKPEPPKPEPPKPEPPKPEPPKPEPKKPEPPKPEPAKPEPPKPEPKKPEPAKPEPPKAEPKKPEKPPEKTDALADLLKNVQKNAPAKPAASESKADAKPTQQAAASSAPSGAAKAVNGPDKPFKPSGRAIDGIRGAVSKNWNFDPGRKDAGNMQVEIIVELGRDGSVLNATINERYRSRYMSDAAFRASADAALRAVKRASPLPISEFSGDFTPARYEEWRYFVFNFDPRDMF; from the coding sequence ATGCGCAAACCCCTGATCGCCTCGGCAACGCTGCACGTCGCGCTGGTCGCGCTGTTCGTGCTCGGCATGCCGCCCAGCGATCGCAAGCTGGACATCCCCGAGTCCATCCCGATCGAGATCGTGGACATGGGCGAGGTGACCCAGGCCGCGCGCGTCGACAAGGGCGAGCCCAAGCCGTCGGCGCCGAAGCCGCCGGTGCCCGAGGCCAAGCCGAGCCCGCCGGCCCCCGCGCCGCCGGAGCCGGCCAGCGAGCCTCCGCCCCCGCCGCCGCCCCGGCCCGAGCCGAAGGTTCCGGAACCGCCCAAGGTTGCCCAGGTGACGCCGCCCCCGGCGCGCGAACCGCCGCCGCCGCCCAAGCCGGCGCCGCCCCCGCCGCCGCCCGATCCGGAGCCGGCGCCGGTGGTCAAGCCGCCCGAGCCCAAGCCGGAACCGAAGCCGCAGCCTCCGAAGCCGGAACCGCCCAAACCGGAACCGCCGAAGCCTGAGCCTCCCAAGCCCGAGCCCCCGAAGCCGGAGCCGAAGAAGCCCGAGCCGCCGAAGCCGGAACCGGCCAAACCGGAACCGCCGAAGCCCGAGCCCAAGAAGCCCGAGCCGGCCAAGCCGGAGCCGCCGAAGGCCGAGCCGAAGAAGCCGGAGAAGCCGCCGGAGAAGACCGACGCGCTGGCCGATCTTCTGAAGAATGTTCAGAAGAACGCCCCGGCCAAGCCGGCGGCCTCGGAGAGCAAGGCCGACGCCAAGCCGACCCAGCAGGCCGCCGCCTCGTCGGCGCCGTCGGGAGCCGCGAAGGCGGTGAACGGACCGGACAAGCCGTTCAAGCCGTCGGGCCGCGCCATCGACGGCATCCGCGGCGCGGTGAGCAAGAACTGGAACTTCGACCCGGGCCGCAAGGACGCCGGGAACATGCAGGTGGAGATCATCGTTGAGCTGGGCCGCGACGGTTCGGTCCTCAACGCGACGATCAACGAGAGGTACCGCTCCCGCTACATGTCGGACGCGGCCTTCCGGGCATCGGCCGACGCCGCGCTGCGCGCGGTGAAGCGGGCCAGCCCCCTGCCCATCAGCGAGTTCTCCGGCGACTTCACGCCCGCCCGGTATGAAGAGTGGCGTTACTTCGTGTTCAATTTCGACCCGAGGGACATGTTCTGA
- a CDS encoding NAD-dependent epimerase/dehydratase family protein produces the protein MRVLVTGATGFVARTVIPLLAQRGHSVRAVVRRPDVPVPHAADTVTIGDIGPATAWGNALQGMDAVVHLAARVHVMRDRESDPLAAFRRVNTAGTRVLAEAAAAAGVKRMVYLSSVKALADESRPDELSEETEPDPHSPYGISKLEAERALAEISTRTGLEVVVIRPPLVYGPGVGGNFLRLMQAVDRGIPLPLGALENRRSLIFVGNLADAVQECLTHPQAAGGRFLVHDGRPMSTAELVRAIAEALGKPARLLPVPPSLLALAARLARREAMLDRVAGSLVIDDGAIRRALNWRPPCYPAYGLRLTAEWFKAVRG, from the coding sequence ATGCGCGTCCTGGTCACCGGGGCCACCGGCTTCGTCGCCCGTACGGTCATCCCCCTGCTGGCGCAACGCGGGCACAGCGTGCGCGCCGTGGTGCGCCGCCCGGACGTTCCGGTGCCGCACGCCGCGGACACCGTCACCATCGGCGACATCGGCCCGGCCACCGCCTGGGGCAACGCGCTCCAGGGCATGGACGCGGTGGTCCATCTGGCCGCCCGCGTCCACGTCATGCGCGACCGCGAATCCGACCCGCTGGCCGCCTTCCGCCGCGTCAACACCGCCGGCACCCGCGTGCTGGCCGAGGCCGCCGCGGCGGCGGGCGTCAAGCGGATGGTCTATCTCAGCAGCGTCAAGGCGCTGGCCGACGAGAGCCGCCCGGACGAGCTGAGCGAGGAGACGGAGCCCGATCCGCATTCCCCCTACGGCATCTCCAAGCTGGAGGCGGAACGGGCGCTGGCCGAGATATCGACCCGCACCGGGCTGGAGGTCGTGGTGATCCGTCCGCCGCTGGTCTACGGCCCCGGCGTGGGCGGCAACTTCCTGCGGCTGATGCAGGCGGTGGACCGCGGCATCCCCTTGCCGCTGGGCGCCCTGGAAAACCGGCGGAGTCTGATCTTCGTGGGCAATCTCGCCGACGCCGTCCAGGAGTGCCTGACCCACCCGCAGGCGGCCGGCGGACGGTTCCTGGTCCATGACGGGCGCCCGATGTCCACGGCGGAGCTGGTGCGGGCCATCGCGGAGGCGCTGGGCAAGCCCGCGCGCCTTCTCCCCGTCCCGCCGTCCCTGCTGGCCCTTGCCGCGCGGCTGGCCCGGCGGGAGGCCATGCTGGACCGCGTCGCCGGCTCGCTGGTGATCGACGACGGGGCCATCCGCCGCGCGCTGAACTGGCGCCCGCCCTGCTACCCCGCGTACGGCTTGCGCCTGACCGCCGAATGGTTCAAAGCTGTGCGCGGCTGA
- a CDS encoding nucleoside-diphosphate sugar epimerase/dehydratase — protein sequence MRIPSPRASLVYLHDLTMTAAALVVALYLRVGEQAFQEYRDPLLTGLPILVLIAAVVFRFSGLYRGIWRYASVPDLAQLLRAVTTVVLCFLAVMFLLTRLEALPRSLPVILWFVQLVLLGGPRFAYRLLKDRRLGLHEREPGVPRIPVLLLGVSDAAELFIRSLDQNAGAAYRVVGLLDDKNRRIGHAIRGVPVLGGPDDLPRVVEDLAQRGDRPQRLIVAKGQADVPGTVLRDLLEQAESLGLSMARLPSLTEFKSALGEGKIEVRPIALEDLLGRPQAVLDRGAIASLVTGRRVVVTGAGGTIGSELVRQIAALQPETLTLVDAGEFNLYSIEMEVRERFPALALQAVIADVRDRDRIFRLFQAQRPHMVFHAAALKHVPLVEANPAEGALTNVIGTRNVADAARANGCQAMVLVSTDKAIRPTSVMGATKRFAECYCQALDMLPPRDGGETATRYMTVRFGNVLGSSGSVVPLFTRQLAKGGPLTVTHPDMRRYFMTVREAVELVLQASAHGVARLEERGKVLVLDMGEPVKIVDLARQMIRLAGYRPGHDIKIEFTGLRPGEKLFEEILTSTEAPTRTEADGVFLASPRVIDYALINRALGELETAARAGDAARVMTILSNIVPDFRAEAVLPPPSAFGNPAAAGEAGALNQGGSD from the coding sequence ATGCGTATCCCGTCTCCGCGGGCGTCCCTCGTCTACCTGCACGATCTGACGATGACCGCCGCCGCCCTGGTCGTGGCTCTGTATCTGCGCGTGGGCGAGCAGGCGTTTCAGGAATACAGAGACCCGTTGCTGACGGGACTGCCCATCCTGGTGCTGATCGCGGCGGTGGTGTTCCGCTTCTCCGGGCTGTACCGCGGCATCTGGCGCTACGCCTCCGTTCCCGACCTGGCGCAGCTTCTGCGCGCGGTCACGACGGTCGTGCTGTGCTTCCTGGCGGTCATGTTCCTGCTGACCCGGCTGGAGGCCCTGCCGCGCTCCCTGCCGGTGATCCTGTGGTTCGTGCAGCTCGTCCTGCTGGGCGGGCCGCGCTTCGCCTACCGCCTGCTGAAGGACCGTCGGCTGGGCCTGCACGAGCGGGAACCGGGGGTGCCGCGCATCCCGGTGCTTCTGCTGGGGGTCAGCGACGCGGCGGAGCTGTTCATCCGCTCGCTGGACCAGAACGCCGGCGCCGCCTACCGCGTGGTCGGCCTGCTCGACGACAAGAACCGGCGCATCGGCCACGCCATCCGCGGCGTGCCCGTTCTGGGCGGCCCGGACGACCTGCCCCGCGTGGTGGAGGATCTGGCGCAGCGCGGCGACCGCCCGCAGCGCCTGATCGTCGCCAAGGGCCAGGCCGACGTGCCCGGCACCGTCCTGCGCGACCTGCTGGAACAGGCGGAATCGCTCGGCCTGTCCATGGCCCGGCTGCCCAGCCTGACCGAGTTCAAGTCGGCGCTGGGCGAAGGCAAGATCGAGGTGCGCCCGATCGCGCTGGAGGATCTTCTGGGCCGCCCCCAGGCGGTTCTCGACCGCGGCGCCATCGCCAGCCTCGTCACCGGCCGGCGCGTCGTCGTGACCGGAGCGGGCGGCACCATCGGCAGCGAGCTGGTCCGCCAGATCGCCGCCCTCCAGCCGGAGACGCTGACCCTTGTCGATGCCGGGGAGTTCAACCTCTACAGCATCGAGATGGAGGTGCGGGAGCGCTTCCCGGCCCTGGCGCTCCAGGCGGTGATCGCCGACGTGCGCGACCGCGACCGCATCTTCCGCCTGTTCCAGGCGCAGCGCCCGCATATGGTGTTCCACGCCGCGGCGCTGAAGCATGTGCCGCTGGTGGAGGCCAACCCGGCGGAAGGCGCGCTCACCAACGTCATCGGCACCCGCAACGTCGCCGACGCGGCGCGGGCCAACGGCTGCCAGGCGATGGTCCTGGTGTCCACCGACAAGGCGATCCGCCCGACCAGCGTGATGGGCGCCACCAAGCGCTTCGCCGAGTGCTACTGCCAGGCGCTCGACATGCTGCCGCCGCGCGACGGCGGCGAGACGGCGACCCGCTACATGACGGTCCGTTTCGGCAACGTGCTGGGCTCCAGCGGGTCGGTGGTGCCGCTGTTCACCCGCCAGCTCGCCAAGGGCGGCCCGCTGACCGTCACCCACCCCGACATGCGCCGCTACTTCATGACGGTGCGCGAGGCGGTGGAACTGGTGCTCCAGGCGTCGGCCCACGGCGTGGCCCGCCTGGAGGAGCGCGGCAAGGTGCTGGTTCTCGACATGGGCGAGCCGGTGAAGATCGTCGACCTCGCCCGGCAGATGATACGGCTGGCCGGCTACCGGCCCGGCCACGACATCAAGATCGAGTTCACCGGCCTGCGCCCCGGCGAGAAGCTGTTCGAGGAGATCCTGACCTCGACGGAGGCGCCGACGCGCACGGAGGCCGACGGCGTGTTCCTCGCCTCCCCGCGGGTCATCGACTACGCCCTCATCAACCGCGCGCTGGGCGAGCTGGAAACGGCCGCGCGGGCCGGTGACGCCGCACGGGTGATGACGATCCTGTCGAACATCGTCCCCGACTTCCGCGCCGAGGCGGTCCTGCCGCCGCCCAGCGCCTTCGGCAACCCCGCGGCGGCCGGCGAGGCCGGGGCGCTGAACCAGGGCGGCTCCGACTGA
- the tolR gene encoding protein TolR, whose translation MGAQLAGKGGHGRGRRRGYRAMADINMTPFIDVMLVLLIVFMVAAPLLTVGVPVDLPKTNAAPLEAQKDPLFVTVQADGRVYVQETAVETANMVPLLIAVTNNNPDARILVRGDAKIAYGKMLEVMGTMSAAGFKKVGLVAEMPSGPGATGPRVGGSAQR comes from the coding sequence ATGGGAGCCCAGCTCGCAGGAAAGGGCGGCCACGGACGGGGCCGCCGCCGCGGATACCGCGCGATGGCCGACATCAACATGACGCCCTTCATCGACGTCATGCTGGTGCTGCTGATCGTCTTCATGGTCGCCGCACCGCTGCTGACCGTCGGCGTGCCGGTCGATCTGCCGAAGACCAACGCCGCCCCGCTGGAGGCGCAGAAGGACCCGCTGTTCGTGACCGTCCAGGCCGACGGCCGGGTCTATGTGCAGGAGACGGCGGTGGAGACGGCCAACATGGTGCCGCTGCTGATCGCCGTGACCAACAACAACCCAGACGCCCGCATCCTGGTGCGCGGCGACGCGAAGATCGCCTACGGCAAGATGCTGGAGGTGATGGGCACCATGAGCGCCGCCGGCTTCAAGAAGGTCGGGCTGGTCGCCGAGATGCCCAGCGGGCCGGGCGCCACCGGGCCGCGCGTCGGCGGCTCGGCGCAGCGCTGA